GGTGAAGCAGGCATTGGCGGCGGTAAACCCGGTGACCTTTATCTCGAGATCATTTTCAACTCTCATCGTCTCTATCATACCGAGGGCCCAACGGTTTATCTGGACTTACCCATGGCCCCTTGGGAGATGGCCTTGGGGGCCAAAGTACAGGTACCAACACCGAGCGGGCCCCTGAAAGTTACCATCCCTGCCAATAGTGATAACGGCAAGAAGCTTCGCCTCAAGGGGCGGGGTATCCCTGCCAAACAACCTGGTGATATGTACATCGTGCTGCAGACAGTTACCCCCTCTGCCACTAGCGATGCTCAGCGCGAGGCCTATCGTCAATTCAGTAAGGCCTTTGACTTTAATCCGCGCCAATCCATGGGGAGCTGATAATGAGAGTTAGAAAGGCCGAACAGGTCACCGGTGTGCTGCTTGATGAAGAGAGTGAACTGAGTTTGAGCGAATTGTGTCGCGCCTGTGAGCTTCCTGCTGAACGTATATTGGCACTGGTGGAGGAAGGTATTATCGAGCCACGTGCGCGCAAACCCCGCTGGCGCTTTAGTGGTATTTGCGTGCGCAGGGTTCGTCGTGTCTACACGCTGGAGCGGGATCTTGGAGTCAATCTTGCCGGTGCTGCGCTGGCGCTGGAATTACTCGAAGAGATAGAGCGGTTACAAGCACAGCTGGCGCGATTAGAACAGCGGCGAAAACGTTAGTGTTTATTCATGGCTGGCTTGTAACAGTGGACCAATGACTTCAATTTTCTCAATCCAGATAACACCGTTGTAATTCTTAGGCAGGAAATTTAAATCCTCTGGTCGGTAGATAGCGGTAAGGCCGCCCTTTTTATCTCGATGATCCAGCACTATGACTAAACTGCCGCTTTGGGCTACCCGGT
The DNA window shown above is from Microbulbifer variabilis and carries:
- a CDS encoding chaperone modulator CbpM gives rise to the protein MRVRKAEQVTGVLLDEESELSLSELCRACELPAERILALVEEGIIEPRARKPRWRFSGICVRRVRRVYTLERDLGVNLAGAALALELLEEIERLQAQLARLEQRRKR